The following nucleotide sequence is from Ignavibacteriales bacterium.
TAATGATCATCTTTCCTCTGCTTATTTTATTGACGGCATGCGGTAAAGATGAAAATAAAAATAACAATCAAGCTGTTCAACCTGTTGATGTGCAGATTGAAACTGTGAAGCCGGCTAAGTTCACGGTCTCCATTCAGGTTTCGGGATCTGTTAAAGCATATGAAGATGCCAATTTGAGCCCTGAAGAAGGAGGCGTAATCAAAGAATGGAAAGCGAAGAAAGGTCAGCATGTAAAACGCGGTGATGTAATCGCGATTCTGAACGACGATATGATTAAAGCAGGGTACGATGCCGCGGAAGCTCAATACAAAATGGCTGACCTAAATCTTGAAAAACAAAAAGAGGTATATGCGCAGCAGGGAATAAGCGAGCTTCAATTTAAAAATATCCAATTCACGCGCGATGCCGCAAAAGCTAACGCCGATCTGATGAGAGCCAGATGGGAACGCACACAAATCCGCAGTCCGTTCGATGGTGTAGTGGATAATACGTTTGGGAATGAAGGAGAGTTCGCGCCACCCGGTGTCCCGATTACAAGAGTAGTCAATATGTCGCAATTGAAGGTGCAAACAGAAGTACCTGAAATTGATGCGGGATCAATTACGGTCGGGTCAGATGCGATAATTTCTTTTGACGCGATACCTGATCTTACATTGAAGGGGAAAGTGTCGTTCATAGGATCAACATTATCCCCTGCAAACAGAACATTAATGGTAGAGGTTACGCTGGTAAGTAATCATTCCAAACTGAAATCCGACATGATGGCGAAAGTGAAATTACCGAGAGAAACGAAATCGAACGCTTTACTCGTAAGCGAAAATATTATTCAGCTTGTAGATCGTGACCGCGCGATAGTTTATGTTGAAAAAGAGGGTAAAGCAGAAGAACGAAGATTGAAGTTGGGGGCTCGGCAGGGTAACAAGATAGATGTATTGGATGGATTAAAAACCGGAGATCACTTAATTATTGCCGGATATCAGAAGTGCATTAACGGAACACCCGTTGTTGTTACCCGCTGAATGGAGATTGAAGGATGAATATTTGGAGTTTAGCAGTCGATAATAAAGTTGTAGTGTACATCCTGATAGTGATGATAGTTATATTCGGATGGGCATCTTACAGCCGTTTGCCGCGTGAGGCGACGCCGGAA
It contains:
- a CDS encoding efflux RND transporter periplasmic adaptor subunit, whose protein sequence is MMNLKRIKLMIIFPLLILLTACGKDENKNNNQAVQPVDVQIETVKPAKFTVSIQVSGSVKAYEDANLSPEEGGVIKEWKAKKGQHVKRGDVIAILNDDMIKAGYDAAEAQYKMADLNLEKQKEVYAQQGISELQFKNIQFTRDAAKANADLMRARWERTQIRSPFDGVVDNTFGNEGEFAPPGVPITRVVNMSQLKVQTEVPEIDAGSITVGSDAIISFDAIPDLTLKGKVSFIGSTLSPANRTLMVEVTLVSNHSKLKSDMMAKVKLPRETKSNALLVSENIIQLVDRDRAIVYVEKEGKAEERRLKLGARQGNKIDVLDGLKTGDHLIIAGYQKCINGTPVVVTR